In the genome of Crassaminicella thermophila, the window TTCCAACTATGGGAGTTGGAAATACACCAGTATTTGTAAAGCAAGCTGATAAGGTGATTGTAGAGATAAATACAGCAAAACCTTTAGCTCTTGAAGGTATGGCAGATATTTATATGTTAGAAAATCCACCACATAGAAAGCCAATTCCAATTACAAAGCCAGATCAAAGAATAGGAACAACTTACATTCCATGTGGTAATGATAAAATTGTTGGAATCGTTATAACAGATTTACAAGATAAGACAAGACCATTAACACCTGTTGATGATATATCAAAAAAGATATCAGCTAATATATTAAAGTTTTTAGAAAAAGAAGTAAAACTTGGACGATTACCTAAAAATTTGCTTCCAATACAGTCTGGGGTAGGAAGTGTTGCTAATGCAGTCCTTTATGGACTTTGTGATTCAGATTTTGAAGACCTTACATGCTATACAGAAGTTGTGCAGGATTCAATGCTTGAACTACTAAGATGCAAAAAGGCAAAGCTTGCTTCAACAACTTCTATAAGTCCTTCACCAGAAGGATTAGTAAAGTTTGAAGAAGAAATTGAATTTTTCAAGGATAAAATCATTTTAAGACCTCAAGAGATAAGCAATCATCCAGAAGTTGCTAGGAGACTAGGGGTTATTGCTATGAATACAGCTTTAGAAGTTGATATATATGGAAATGTTAATTCAACTCATGTAATGGGATCACGTATGATGAATGGAATTGGAGGATCTGGAGATTTTGCTAGAAATGCATATCTTACAATATTCACCACAGCATCTACTGCAAAAAATGGAAATATATCTTCTATTGTTCCAATGGTTTCACATGTTGATCATACAGAGCATGATGTTATGGTAATTGTAACAGAGCAGGGTGTTGCAGATTTAAGAGGACTTAGTCCAAAGGAAAGGGCTTTAGAGATAATTAATAATTGTGTACATCCAGATTACAAACCAATGCTATTAGATTATTATAAAAGGGCTTATGAAAGTGCTTACAAACATACCCCCCACATTTTAGAAGAAGCACTTTCATGGCACATAAAGTTTATGAAAACAGGAAGTATGAAATAAAAGATTTTGCAGATTGGTTGTAAATGGATTTATAAATAAATTTTCATATAAAAAAGGATGTCATCTATTTAAATAGATGACATCCTTTTTTAGAGAAGTATTAAACATGAAATTTATCAACAATTTCCTTTAATTTTATAGATATTTCATTAAGATTTTGAGCAGTATTTGAAATTACTTCAATGGATGTAGATTGTTCTTCAATGGATGCAGAAACTTCTTCAGTAGAAGCTGCAGATGCTTCTGATATTGCAGATATTTCTTGCATTGAAGTAACAATGTGATCTTTATTTTCATCAATATCTTTTATATTATTTGTTACATTTTCTATTTGATGTACAGTATTTTTTAATGATTTTTCTATTTCATTAAAAACTTGAGCAGTATTTTTAAGGACTTGATTCGTTTTTTTATTTATTTCTTGTGCCAGATCCATATGATTTTTAGTACCATTAATCTCTGATTGAATTTGATTTACAATAATTTCTATGTTTTTTGTAGATTTTCTTGTTTCTACTGCTAGTTTTCGAATTTCTTCGGCAACGACTGCAAATCCACGTCCAGCTTTTCCTGCTCGAGCTGCTTCTATAGCTGCATTTAATGCTAAAAGATTTGTTTGCTCTGCAATGGATTCAATTGCATTAACAATTTCATTGATTGTACTAGACTTTGTTGAAAGTTCATTTACTTTTTTACCAACTTGATGGATTATTTTATTATTTTCTTCAAATTTATTTTCTAAGTCCATAATAGCTTTCATACCTTGTTGATTAACCTTTATAGTTTCATTTGAATATTGTTCCATCAAGCTAGCGCTATTTGTCATGTCTTTTATTTTATTTGCGAAAGATGATAATTTGGATACACCCTCTTGTACTTCTTTAGCCTGTGCAGTGGATCCACTTGCAAGCTCTTCAATAGCTTTGACAACACCTTCTACAGAAGTTGAAACATCGCTTGTAGAAGTAGCTAGGTGATTTGCATATTCTGTAACACTTTTTGAATTTTCTTTTATATGGGTTGCGATTTCCCTTAGAGATTTTCGCATATCAACAATAGATTTTGCTATTTTTCCTGTTTCATCTTTGTATTTCAATACAATACTAAATCTTTCGTCATAGATTAAGTCTAAATTTTTTGTTTTATCTATCAGTTCTGTTAGTAATGTAATAGGCTTTGCAATTTTTTTTCCTATATATAAGGCAATAAACATAGATAATATAACTCCAGTTAGTGTGATGGTTATAGCTACTTTTGATAAATCTTTAATTTCTTTAAAAATTTCATCTTTACTAACAGCGATAAGTATAAACCAGCCATTTTTTAGTCTTTCATAGCTTAAAATCTTATCTACATCTGCAAAGGTAACTTCTGATATTCCCTTTGTATTTTTTTTGAGCAACTTAGCTAGATTTTTATATTTTCCATCTGCTATAGTTGTTAGATTATGTGATCTTGTTAATGTAGGATGAATGAGATAATCAAATTTTTTGTTTAATAAAAAGGCATATCCTGTATCATAAAGTTTGATTTTATGGATTTTATTCTCGAAAATTTCAAAATTAATGTTCATTCCAATGACGCCAATAAGTATGTTATCTATGTAAACGGCAGAAGTATAGGAAATCATTTCTTGCCCCATTTTATCACTAATATAAACATCACTCCATATGCCTTTTTTTGTTTTTGAAGCATTGTAATACCAAGACAAATCTTCATTATTTGGATAAAAATCATCTTTAGTATAAAGCTGATTTTCTACTCTTATGAAATTTCCATCTCCACGTTTATCTGAATAGCATATATAATATAGATCTCCTACAAGATTTGGATTAAAGAAAAAATAGGAGGATATAGTACCTTTTGAATGTTCAGCAAATTGTTTGACTGTTGGGGCTATAATATTCATATACTTTTTTATATATGCAGGATTTGTCATGTTTGATTTATCAAAACTACCTTCAATTGCTGTTTTTAAGCCTTTTACACTCATTTCCACATTTAAAAGAGTACTATTAAATTGATTAGTTGTACTTTCAGATTGTAAAGATAAATTTTCTTGAATTTTTTCATAAACTACTTGACTTGATTTTTTTATTACTATGATTGTTATAAAAGTTGATATAATAACAGTAGATAGAACAACTGCTAAAATGATTTTAGTGCTAATTCTTTTCATTGCTTTTTCCTCCGTTTATAATTCATAGCCTTAAATAAAATTCTACAGACATTACTAAAATCCTTCATATATTTTACATATATAGATATTATTTCTTTATAATACAAATAGTGTATAATAAGAAATAAAAAAACTAGACAAAATTTTTGAAAAAAGAATAACTTGGAGGTGTTAATTTGAGCATAGAAAAATTAAAGAAAATGGTTTCAGAAAGTGATAATATTGTTTTCTTTGGTGGGGCAGGTACATCTACAGAAAGTAATATACCTGATTTTAGAACAGCAGACACAGGATTATATAATATGGATGGATACAAGTATCCACCTGAAGTAATACTGAGTCATAGCTTTTTTATGAAGTATCCTGAGGAATTTTATAAATTTTATAAAAGTAAAATGATTTATAAGGATGCAAAACCTAATCTAGCCCATAAGGCATTAGCAGAACTTGAAAGAAAAAATAAATTAAAAGCAGTTATTACCCAAAACATTGACGGATTGCATCAATTGGCTAAAAGTAATAATGTTTTAGAATTACACGGGTCTATTTATAGAAATTATTGTATGAAATGTAGTGAGAGCTATTCTTTAGATTATGTGATCAATAGCGAAGGGATTGTTCCAAAATGTAATAAATGTGGAGGAATTATAAAGCCAGATGTGGTTTTATATGAAGAAGGATTGGATATAGATGTATTAAAAAAAGCTATCGAATACGTATCAAAAGCAGATATGCTTATCGTAGGGGGAACGTCTCTTGTAGTATATCCAGCGGCTAGTTTGGTAGAGTATTATAAAGGGAATAAATTGATTCTTATTAATAAAAGTGCTACGCCTTATGATCATATGGCTAACCTGGTTATTCATGATAGTATAGGGAAAGTTTTAAATGGTGTTTTATAGCAATTTGTCGAGAATTGCTATCGAAATAAAAAGGAGAATATTTTCAGGATATAGAATTTTATCATATAAGGGGGAATATTATGACAAAGAAAAGTTTATATCCTGAAAATATAGTAAGAAGAATTCTTATTTTCACCTTAACAATTTGTATGATGCTTACAACGGTGCTTATATATTTTTCCCACAATATAACAAAAGAAAGAAGTTTTAAAGTGATTAACGATATGAGCTTTAAAAATTCACAAATTTATGCAGAAACTATTGGTGATTGGATTCATGAAAGAATGAATGCTATGCAGATTTATGCAGATACGCCTATTGTAAAGAGTATGGATTGGAATAAAATAGAACCTTATTTAAAAAAAGAAATAAAAGATTCTAAAATATATAATTGTTTGTTTATAGCTGATGATTTGGGAAATTTTGTAACGACAGATGGAGATCATACAAATATTTATGATCGGAAATACTTTCAAGCTGCAATGAGTGGAAAATCATCAATATCGAATTTATTAATCTCTAAACTTACAAAGGAATTGATTTGTACTATTGCTGTTCCAATAAGAAATGATAACGGGAAAATTGTTGGAGTGATGGGAGGAATTATGAATTTAGAGCATATTCATAATTTAACAAAAAAATTCAAAGTAGACCATCCAGATTCCTATTCATATATTTTAGATAAAAATGGACTTACTATAAGCCATCCAAACAAAAACTTTGTTATGAATAAAAATATTATAAAATCCATAGAATTTGTAGATCCAAAGCCTTATAATATAGATCAGGTATTGAATAATGATATGGGATATATTGAGTATAATTTTGAAGGAACTATGGCTTATGGGTATTATTATAGTATTCCAAATACAGATGGATGGAAGCTGTTTATTAAAGTTCCAAAGGAATATATATCTAAGTCTATTCAAGAAAATACAAATAAGTTATTAAGTATTGGTATTTTAGGTACAATGATTATTGGGATTATTTCACTTGTTATTGGACAAGTTATAGCAGAACCTATGTTAAAGTTAAAGAAAGATATGAAAGAAAGTAAACGATTGCTTGAAGAGAGAATCAAATATGATCAATTAAGAACAGAATTTTTTTCAAATATTTCTCATGAATTAAAGACACCTTTAAATATTATTTTTTCAACAACCCAATTGTTAAATTTATCTATAAAAGATCCAGAAAATATCCATGTAGAGAAATTAAATAAATATGTACATACAATGAAGCAAAATTGTAATAGACTTTTAAGATTGATAAATAATTTAATTGATATTACAAAAATAGATTCAGGATTTATGCAATTAAATTTACAAAATAAAAATATTGTAGATATAATTGAAGATATTACTTTATCTACTGTAGAATATGTAAAAAGCAAAGGGCGAACCATTATATTTGATACAGAAGTTGAGGAAAAAGTTATGGCATTTGATCTAGATAAAATTGAAAGAATTATATTAAATCTTATTTCTAATGCTATTAAGTTTACAAAGCCAGGAGATAAGATAGAAGTTAGTATTTATGATAAAGAAGACAAAGTTTTTATTGTTGTAAAAGATACGGGAATTGGTATTCCAGAAGATAAACAAAATTTAATTTTTGAGAGATTTAGACAAGTAGATGGATCACTAAAGAGGAAAACAGAAGGAAGCGGAATTGGTCTATCTTTAGTAAAATCACTTGTAACAATGCATGAAGGGAATATTTCTGTAAAAAGAGAATGTGGTAAGGGAACAGAATTTGTGATTAAATTACCTGTGAAATTAGTTTCAGAAGCAGATTATATAACAAAAGATAGTAGTTTTTTAGAAAAAGATAGAGTGGAGAAAATAAACATTGAGTTTTCAGACATTTATTCTTAATTTGTTGAATATTTAATTAAAAATTTATAAAAAAATGCTTAAATTTAAAAATTAACTTAAGCATTTTTTTATCATTCCACTTAAAGACGAAAATATGTATTGATTGATTTTAATGCAGTAGATACCATGAATTCAATATCTTCTTTTTCAATAACATAAGGAGGCATAAAGTAAATTACATTTCCTAAAGGACGAAGTAATAATCCATTTTTTAATGCAATTTGATAAATTTTATAGCCTACCCTTTCTTTCCAGTCAAATCCTTCTTTTGTTTTTCGATTCTTTACTAATTCTAGTGCACCTATCATTCCTAATTGTCGAAATTCCCCTATATAAGGATGATTATTAAAAGCATTCTCGACACAATTTTTAATAATTTTAGATTTTTCTTTGTTTTTTTCTATTATATTTTCTTCTTCAAAAATCTTTAATGTTTCACAGGCTACTGCACAGGCTAGGGTATTTCCGGTATAACTGTGACTATCCATAAAGGCCTTAAGATTTGTATAATCACTATAGAATGCATCATAGATTGTATTAGTCATAAGCATAACAGATAGAGGCATATATCCTGCTGTAATTCCTTTTGATAGGCACATAATATCAGGAGATACGTTTGCATGTTCACAAGCAAACATTTTTCCTGTTCGACCAAACCCTACAGCAATTTCATCAGCAATAAAATGAACATTATATGTTGTACAAAGCTTTCTTAACTTTTTAAGATAAATTGGCGGATAAATTTTCATGCCTGCAGCTCCTTGAATTAAAGGTTCGATAATAACACCAGAAATTTCATGATGTTTTTTGATAATTAGTTTTTCCATATGCTCAAAGCATTCAGCGTTGCAGGTTTCTCGACAATTACCATAAGGACATCGATAGCAGTCTGGACCTTGGACTTTGTAAGTATTTATTAAAAGGGGCTTGTATATTTTTTTGTATAAATCGATATCTCCTACAGAAAGGGCTCCAATGGTTTCTCCGTGATAAGCATCAGAAATAGCTACAAATTTTGTTTTGCTAGGATTTCCAGTTTGTTGATGATATTGAAAGCTTAATTTTAAAGCATTTTCTACTGCTGAAGAACCATTATCAGAGAAAAATACTTTATTAAGTCCCTTTGGAGTAATTTTTACAAGTTTTTCCGCTAGTTCAATAGCAGGTTTATGAGAGAAATTTGCAAAGATAACATGCTCTAAATTATTCAATTGTTTTTGAATAGCATTATTAATTCTTGGGTTGCAGTGACCAAATAAATTAACCCACCAAGAAGAAATAGCATCTAAGTATTTATGCCCATCTACATCATATAAATAAAGTCCTTTTCCTTTTTCTATAATGATGGGTGGAAAAGTTTCATAATCTTTCATTTGAGAACAAGGATGCCAAATATATTGTAAATCTTTTTTTTGTAATGTATTCATAAGAATCCCTCCTAGCATGGTTCCATCCATTCTATTAATGTTTTTACATCCAAATTTTCTTTGATGATATTTTTTAAATTTCCCAATTGTATTTTTTCAACATTTATATCTTTTAGTTTTGGGATTGTAAGTACAGAAAGCTTTGTAAGCTCCTTTATGGTTTTTTTGTTATCAAGATGACATTTATTTGAAGAATCATATCCATTTAATATAATTCCCTTTACTTTAATTCCAACACTTTGTGCATAGCGTACTGTAAGGAGAGTATGATTGATTGTACCAAGTCCTGCACGTCCAACAACAACAATAGGTAAATGTAAATCCTTTACCAAATCATACAGCATATATTTAGCTTTTAGTGGAACAATAAGTCCTCCAGCTCCTTCTACAACCATGTATGGATATTTTTGTTTTAGGTCTTCAAATTTTTGTTTTATTATGGAAACTTGAATTGCTACATTTTCTATTTTAGCTGCTAGATGGGGTGAAACTGGCGTTTTAAAAGAATAGGGAGTCATATTTTCTAAAGACTCAGGAATATCTCCTAAAGTTTTTACAAAATTGGTGTCTCCTGGAATGAATTGTCCATTTTTAAAAGCAGCACCACTTAATACAGGCTTGAAATAACAAGCATCATAATTTTTTGAACGAAGAAGATGTATAAGTCCTGCTGTGACAACTGTTTTTCCTACATCTGTATCTGTTCCAATAATGAAGAGCCCTTTTGACATAGTTGCACCTCGAATCTTATTTAGAATACTTTTTTATAGAATACTCCTAAAGTTAAAATTTGTCAACTTAACAAATTTAAAAGTTAACAATATAAATATAATAAAATTTTCTGAAAAATAGATGAATAACAGCATAAAATTTTCAAAAATATTATACATATTTTATAAAGGAGGGGGTTATATGCAAGAAGAGAAGAGAAAACTAGATTTTTATGGAGGAGGATGGACATCATTTTTACCATTTTTTATCTTTTTGGTCATAGCGATTTATATTTCGGTTCTTAAAGCTCCAGATGTAAGAGGTATGTGGGTAGGAGCTTTAGCAGGTATTATGTTTACTTTTTTCTTAGCAAAAGATAGAATGTATTATTCAGAGATTGTTATTGAAGGGATGGCTGATAAAATTGCTATTGTGCCAGTAGCATGCTGGATTTTTGCAGGTGTATTTGCTGCTGTATTAAGATCATCACATTTAGTAGAAGGGATTATATGGGGAGCTTATCATGTGGGTGCAAGTGGAACGATATTTGTAGTGATTACATTTTTAGCATCAGCATTGTTTGCAACAGCAGCAGGGACAGGTTTTGGAACAATTGTTGCTGGAATGTCTGTATTATATCCTGCAGGAGTTTTACTAGGAGCTAATCCTTTAGTGCTTGCAGGAGCAATCGTAGGAGGCGGTGCATTTGGAGATAATCTAGCACCAGTTTCAGATACGACTATATGTTCAGCAGCAAGTCAAGGAGCTGATGTAGGTGGAGTTGTAAAATCAAGACTTAGATATTCAGTTGCAGCTGCTATTATTACACTTTTTGTTATAATCATTTTTGGAGGAGGAGGAACGGTTTCTAATGTTCCATATGAAATATTAGCTCAGTATATGAATCCAAAAGGGTTGATTATGTTAATTCCAGCTGCTATTACAATTTATATAGCCATTAAAAAAGGAGATATTATATATGCAACAACTATTGGAACGGTAATTTCTATTGTTATTGCAATTTTGTTTGGTTTAAATAGTTTTTCAAATTTAGTGTATATAAAAGATGGAGCAGTTGGAGGAGTAATTGTAAATGGTATTGCAGGTATGGTTGATATCTGTATTCTTGCTCTCTTAATCTTATCTTGTGTGCATATTATGAAAGCAGGTGGAGGAGATAAAAAACTATTAGAATTAGCGGAAAAATTTGTAAAAACTGTAAGAGGCGCAGAAGCATCTATTGCTATATTGGTAACGACAATGGCAGCGATTATGGGTTTGAATGCACCACCTATTCTTGCAGTGGGAACCTCTTATGCAAAACCATTAGGAGAGAAATATAAAATCCATCCGTATAGAAGAGCAAATATTCTTGATGCTACAGCATGTACATTAGCTTATTGCTTGCCTTGGACGCCTGCTTTATTGCTTACTCAATCATTAGCAAAGGATGCAAGTGAACAATTTGGAAACCTTGTCCCATCGTTAACACCTATACAAATGGCTCCATGGATTATATATTGCTGGACATTGCTAATTGTAATGGGTTTTGCAATTATTACAGGATGGGGAAGAAAATATATAGAATCTGATGGAGAGCCTGTAGCAATAAAAAAATGACATTTTAAAACAGATGATTTAAAAGTAGGCGGGTGAAGTATTCACTTGCCTATTTTGTATCATCAATAAAAAGGAATAAAATGATGCAATAGAAGGTTTTAAAATATTTGCAGAAATTTGTTTATTTAGATAGTGCTAGGTTATATATTATAAGAGAGATAAAAAGTTAAAGGATAAACAATAGATGTATGCTTCTCTGCATTTTATAGAATATTAATAAAAAAAGCTTTATAAAATATAATTGTATAAGAACTATTTATAAAAATTAAATATTTTGGCAGGTGAAAAAATGGTAGAGCGGAAATACTTAAATCAGATGTATTCCCAAAATCCTGATACAGGAAATTTTATTGTTGAAATTCAAATGGAGAACTATCTGTATATTTTTAATGAATGGGATAGTGCTTCTTTTAAAAGAAGAGATATTGATCCTGATTTAAGTGATTTTTTAGAGTCTTGTTCTAGTGATATTCCATTGAATATGGGTATTGAATTGCACTTTAATATTTTGAATGAAGAGAGAAGTCTAAAAAAAGAGAAAACCATTATTTCTGGGTTAAGAAATTATTATGCTCGCTGTCTCTATTTTGAGAAGCAAGCACTTAAGGAGTTATATAGAAAATTTTTATTTTATATTCTGATTGCTTTTCCATTGTTTTTTTGTAGTTATGCATTAGACTATTATATTGTAGACAATATTATTTTTACAGGATTACTTGAAGGGGTTTATGTAGGGGGATGGGTTTTTTTATGGGCAGCTATTGAAATGCTTGCATTTGATCGGGGTCCAATTATTAGAAAGATAAAAGAATGTAATCGGCTTTTGAAAGCGCCCATTTATTTTTCCTATGATGATTTGTCAAAATAAGCTTAAGAAGGAGATGGTAAATAATGCATGAAAGTTGCAATGGTTGTTATGCATTGATTGAAGATAGATGCACATTAGGATATAAAATTGAGCCTTTGTTTTTTAGTATATGTTATATAACAGAAGGCTATAAACCATTAGAAATTTGTCCAAAACCTGAAAATAAGGATAAATATTTAAAGCTATTAAAAGGAAAGAATATAGATGAAACTTAAATGAGGTGGGATTAACAGTTAATTAAAATCTATAAAAAACTATAAAAGTCTATTGAATGTTTTATGCATTTCAGATGTTGTAATACTAGAGGTGATATAAATGTATTCAATAGGGGAATCTTCAGAAAAATTAGGTGTAACAATACAAACTTTAATAAATAAGGAGTTTTTTGAAGATGGGGTTCAAGAAGAATAAAGATAGTGTTATATTATGTAAAAAAGTTAAAATATATCCTACAAAAGAACAAATAGCTAATATAGAAAGAGATAGTTTTTTATGTAAAATGTTATATAACACTTATCTAACTCAAAGAAAAGAATATTATAATTGCTACAATAAAAGTATGAAAATGACAGAACAACGAAGTCAAATTAAATTACTTCGTGAACAAAATACTGAATATGCTAAAGTGTATGCAAAACATCTTCATGCTGTTTGTATGGATTTAGACGAAGATTATAAAGGATGTATTAAAAAAAGAAGTAAAGGAGAAAAAGCAAAACTCCCAAGATATAAAGATAAAAACTATTTTTACCCACTTAAAACACCTAAACAATATATAAAAATAAAGGAAGATAAAATTAAACTAGGCTTTTATGAATTAAAGGTTGATGTTAATGAAATACCAACAAATTATGGAGAAGTCTGGATTAGTAAAGTTAGAAATAAGTATATAATTTCAATAACTTATGAAGCTAACAAAAAAGAAAATAATAACAATAATGTTTTAGCAATAGATTTGGGAATTTCTAAACTTGTAACAGGTATAAATCAAAATGGAAAAGTTATTGAAATTATAAACCCAAGATATGATAAGTATTGGAATAAAAAAATAGATAAAGTAAGGGCAATGAGAGATACAAAGAAAAAAGGAAGCAAAAGATATAAAAAATTAACTAGGACTTTAAAAAGATTATATGAAAACAGAAGAAAACAGCAAGAACATTTTATTCATACTATAACAAAATATTTAGTTTTAAATAATAAAGAATTAATTCTTGGAGATTTATCACAAGAGCAAATGATTAAAAAATCAAATTTAGCAAAATTAAATAGAAGTATAAAGGAAAATTGGGCTTTAGGGAAATTTAAGACGTTTTTAACATACAAGGCAAAATTGCATGATGTTAATATAGTTTATATAAATGAAGCATATACTTCTAAAACTTGTTCAAATTGTGGAAATCAACAAGATATGAGATTATCAAAAAGAACATATACCTGTGAGTGTGGTATGACATTAGATAGAGATATTAATTCAAGCATCAACATTTTCAATAAATATAAAGAAAATTCAATGTTGAATTACAAAAATATAAATCGAGTAACTACTCTACATTTCCACTATGGAAAATTAGTTGCTTGATTTTAAGAAAGGAAGTGAACAAAAGTACCGTTGGCTTACGGTATAGCATTGTAGAGAAATGCTATTATGTACACTAATATTGTAAAAATATTGAGTGTATGAATAAAATCTATAACCTTTATATATTTATTTAGATTTTTATAGATTTTATAAAGCTGATTTTATGGATTACAAAGGAAGATATGAGGAATGGTTACATAGTAAATATATGGATGAAGAAACAAAAGAAGAACTTCTTTCTATAAAAGATAACGAAAAAGAAATTGAAGATCGTTTTTATCGGGATTTAGAATTTGGTACAGCAGGGCTTCGAGGGAAAATTGGAGTAGGGACAAATAGGATGAATAAATATATTGTAGCACGAGCTACACAAGGTCTTGCAGATTTTATTATTGAAAAAGGAAAAAAATATATGGATCGTGGCGTTGTTATTGCTTATGATTGCCGACATTTTTCAAAAGAATTTGCAAAAAAAACAGCGCTTGTTTTAGCTGGTAATGGTATTAAAGCTTATTTATTTGAGGATTTGCGTCCTACTCCTGAACTTTCTTTTGCTGTAAGAAAATTAAATACAGCTGCTGGGATTGTGATTACTGCTAGTCATAATCCAAAAGAATACAATGGCTATAAAGTATATTGGGAAGAAGGCTCTCAAATATTAGAAGATGTCGCATCAGCTATTACAACAAAGATTCAGAATATAAAAGATTTTTCTGTTATAAAAACAATGGATGAAAAAGACGCAGTAAAGAGAGGGCTTTTGAGTATATTAGGAAAAGAAATTGATGATGTATATATTGAAAATGTAAAAAGCTTAGGCTTAAGAGAAAATATTGATAAAGAAATAAAGATTGTATATACTCCTTTAAATGGAACTGGAAATATTCCAGTAAGAAGAGTTTTAAAGGAAAGAGGATTCAAAAATATAATTGTTGTTCCAGAACAAGAAAATCCTGATCCAGATTTTACAACAGTAGGATATCCAAATCCAGAAGATGTGAAAGCATTTGCTTATGCAGAAAAATTAGGGAAAAAAGTAGGAGCAGAAATACTCATAGCTACGGACCCTGACTGTGATCGTTTAGGGGTTATGGTAAAAGGAGAAAAAGAAGAGTATGTTTCATTGAATGGGAATCAAATGGGTGCCATTTTTATTCAATATATATTAGAAGCCAAAAAAGAACAGAACACTTTACAAGAAGATGCTTATATTGTAAAAT includes:
- the bioA gene encoding adenosylmethionine--8-amino-7-oxononanoate transaminase encodes the protein MNTLQKKDLQYIWHPCSQMKDYETFPPIIIEKGKGLYLYDVDGHKYLDAISSWWVNLFGHCNPRINNAIQKQLNNLEHVIFANFSHKPAIELAEKLVKITPKGLNKVFFSDNGSSAVENALKLSFQYHQQTGNPSKTKFVAISDAYHGETIGALSVGDIDLYKKIYKPLLINTYKVQGPDCYRCPYGNCRETCNAECFEHMEKLIIKKHHEISGVIIEPLIQGAAGMKIYPPIYLKKLRKLCTTYNVHFIADEIAVGFGRTGKMFACEHANVSPDIMCLSKGITAGYMPLSVMLMTNTIYDAFYSDYTNLKAFMDSHSYTGNTLACAVACETLKIFEEENIIEKNKEKSKIIKNCVENAFNNHPYIGEFRQLGMIGALELVKNRKTKEGFDWKERVGYKIYQIALKNGLLLRPLGNVIYFMPPYVIEKEDIEFMVSTALKSINTYFRL
- the bioD gene encoding dethiobiotin synthase, which gives rise to MSKGLFIIGTDTDVGKTVVTAGLIHLLRSKNYDACYFKPVLSGAAFKNGQFIPGDTNFVKTLGDIPESLENMTPYSFKTPVSPHLAAKIENVAIQVSIIKQKFEDLKQKYPYMVVEGAGGLIVPLKAKYMLYDLVKDLHLPIVVVGRAGLGTINHTLLTVRYAQSVGIKVKGIILNGYDSSNKCHLDNKKTIKELTKLSVLTIPKLKDINVEKIQLGNLKNIIKENLDVKTLIEWMEPC
- a CDS encoding Na+/H+ antiporter NhaC family protein; the encoded protein is MQEEKRKLDFYGGGWTSFLPFFIFLVIAIYISVLKAPDVRGMWVGALAGIMFTFFLAKDRMYYSEIVIEGMADKIAIVPVACWIFAGVFAAVLRSSHLVEGIIWGAYHVGASGTIFVVITFLASALFATAAGTGFGTIVAGMSVLYPAGVLLGANPLVLAGAIVGGGAFGDNLAPVSDTTICSAASQGADVGGVVKSRLRYSVAAAIITLFVIIIFGGGGTVSNVPYEILAQYMNPKGLIMLIPAAITIYIAIKKGDIIYATTIGTVISIVIAILFGLNSFSNLVYIKDGAVGGVIVNGIAGMVDICILALLILSCVHIMKAGGGDKKLLELAEKFVKTVRGAEASIAILVTTMAAIMGLNAPPILAVGTSYAKPLGEKYKIHPYRRANILDATACTLAYCLPWTPALLLTQSLAKDASEQFGNLVPSLTPIQMAPWIIYCWTLLIVMGFAIITGWGRKYIESDGEPVAIKK
- a CDS encoding RNA-guided endonuclease InsQ/TnpB family protein — translated: MGFKKNKDSVILCKKVKIYPTKEQIANIERDSFLCKMLYNTYLTQRKEYYNCYNKSMKMTEQRSQIKLLREQNTEYAKVYAKHLHAVCMDLDEDYKGCIKKRSKGEKAKLPRYKDKNYFYPLKTPKQYIKIKEDKIKLGFYELKVDVNEIPTNYGEVWISKVRNKYIISITYEANKKENNNNNVLAIDLGISKLVTGINQNGKVIEIINPRYDKYWNKKIDKVRAMRDTKKKGSKRYKKLTRTLKRLYENRRKQQEHFIHTITKYLVLNNKELILGDLSQEQMIKKSNLAKLNRSIKENWALGKFKTFLTYKAKLHDVNIVYINEAYTSKTCSNCGNQQDMRLSKRTYTCECGMTLDRDINSSINIFNKYKENSMLNYKNINRVTTLHFHYGKLVA
- a CDS encoding phospho-sugar mutase, whose translation is MDYKGRYEEWLHSKYMDEETKEELLSIKDNEKEIEDRFYRDLEFGTAGLRGKIGVGTNRMNKYIVARATQGLADFIIEKGKKYMDRGVVIAYDCRHFSKEFAKKTALVLAGNGIKAYLFEDLRPTPELSFAVRKLNTAAGIVITASHNPKEYNGYKVYWEEGSQILEDVASAITTKIQNIKDFSVIKTMDEKDAVKRGLLSILGKEIDDVYIENVKSLGLRENIDKEIKIVYTPLNGTGNIPVRRVLKERGFKNIIVVPEQENPDPDFTTVGYPNPEDVKAFAYAEKLGKKVGAEILIATDPDCDRLGVMVKGEKEEYVSLNGNQMGAIFIQYILEAKKEQNTLQEDAYIVKSIVTGDLGKAIAKSYGVKTFEALTGFKNICGKVNELEKLGNNNFVFGYEESIGYVAGNFVRDKDGVIASELLCEAAAYYKGHGKTLLDVLEEIYKKYGYYQEKLVSIVLEGIEGQNRIKRMMEKFRTEYPTDIKKSKLSKYIDYQKQVSFDFLKEKEESIEIPISNVLKFVFDDHSWYAIRPSGTEPKIKVYMYTKGDTLEEAQEKLKNIEEVVMKQLEEVE